A part of Salmo salar chromosome ssa18, Ssal_v3.1, whole genome shotgun sequence genomic DNA contains:
- the LOC106578173 gene encoding ladderlectin isoform X1, producing MSMLTSLLLLSAAFALADATSLLEEDLCPSGWTKYGPRCFMFVKTTRTWPEAERHCVSLGDKLVSVPNVVKYLGANLASVHSFAEEQFLQMMVLVNTGGFPLTWIGGFDAVQSKDRLWLWSDGSNFDHRNLAKGRPDAGARETCIHMNFGGQQRWNNALCGRSLPSVCSLRLLPLRQTIH from the exons ATGAGCATGTTGACTAGTCTTCTGCTTCTTAGTGCTGCCTTTGCTCTGGCAGATGCAA CTTCATTGCTAGAGGAAGACTTGTGTCCTTCCGGTTGGACCAAATATGGACCACGCTGCTTCATGTTTGTCAAGACTACAAGGACCTGGCCTGAAGCAGAG CGGCACTGCGTGTCCCTTGGTGATAAACTGGTGTCTGTACCCAACGTTGTGAAGTACCTTGGCGCAAACCTGGCATCTGTACACAGCTTCGCTGAGGAGCAATTTCTACAGATGATGGTCTTGGTCAACACTGGTGGTTTCCCTCTTACCTGGATTGGTGGATTTGATGCTGTTCAGTCTAAG GACAGGCTATGGCTCTGGAGCGACGGTTCTAACTTTGATCACCGGAACTTGGCAAAAGGACGGCCCGATGCTGGTgccagagagacatgtattcataTGAACTTTGGAG GTCAACAGCGCTGGAACAATGCTTTATGTGGAAGGAGCTTGCCCTCGGTGTGCTCCCTGAGACTCCTGCCGCTTCGCCAGACTATACATTAA
- the LOC106578178 gene encoding equistatin-like produces MAILTIILLVSTAFALGDAMIRPCEDARDAAKHGPPGAYVPTCDDNGQYTPEQCSGSTGYCWCVTSYGQKIQGTETPPGTAINC; encoded by the exons ATGGCGATATTGACCATCATTCTGCTTGTCAGCACAGCTTTTGCTCTGGGAG ATGCTATGATACGACCCTGTGAGGATGCTAGAGATGCCGctaaacatggcccacctggagCCTACGTCCCCACGTGTGACGACAATGGACAATACACCCCTGAGCAATGTTCGGGCTCTACAG GTTACTGTTGGTGTGTGACCAGCTACGGACAGAAGATCCAGGGTACAGAGACTCCACCAGGCACTGCTATCAACTGCTAG
- the LOC106578173 gene encoding ladderlectin isoform X2, whose protein sequence is MSMLTSLLLLSAAFALADATSLLEEDLCPSGWTKYGPRCFMFVKTTRTWPEAERHCVSLGDKLVSVPNVVKYLGANLASVHSFAEEQFLQMMVLVNTGGFPLTWIGGFDAVQSKDRLWLWSDGSNFDHRNLAKGRPDAGARETCIHMNFGGTVNSAGTMLYVEGACPRCAP, encoded by the exons ATGAGCATGTTGACTAGTCTTCTGCTTCTTAGTGCTGCCTTTGCTCTGGCAGATGCAA CTTCATTGCTAGAGGAAGACTTGTGTCCTTCCGGTTGGACCAAATATGGACCACGCTGCTTCATGTTTGTCAAGACTACAAGGACCTGGCCTGAAGCAGAG CGGCACTGCGTGTCCCTTGGTGATAAACTGGTGTCTGTACCCAACGTTGTGAAGTACCTTGGCGCAAACCTGGCATCTGTACACAGCTTCGCTGAGGAGCAATTTCTACAGATGATGGTCTTGGTCAACACTGGTGGTTTCCCTCTTACCTGGATTGGTGGATTTGATGCTGTTCAGTCTAAG GACAGGCTATGGCTCTGGAGCGACGGTTCTAACTTTGATCACCGGAACTTGGCAAAAGGACGGCCCGATGCTGGTgccagagagacatgtattcataTGAACTTTGGAGGTACG GTCAACAGCGCTGGAACAATGCTTTATGTGGAAGGAGCTTGCCCTCGGTGTGCTCCCTGA
- the LOC106578173 gene encoding ladderlectin isoform X3: MFVKTTRTWPEAERHCVSLGDKLVSVPNVVKYLGANLASVHSFAEEQFLQMMVLVNTGGFPLTWIGGFDAVQSKDRLWLWSDGSNFDHRNLAKGRPDAGARETCIHMNFGGQQRWNNALCGRSLPSVCSLRLLPLRQTIH, translated from the exons ATGTTTGTCAAGACTACAAGGACCTGGCCTGAAGCAGAG CGGCACTGCGTGTCCCTTGGTGATAAACTGGTGTCTGTACCCAACGTTGTGAAGTACCTTGGCGCAAACCTGGCATCTGTACACAGCTTCGCTGAGGAGCAATTTCTACAGATGATGGTCTTGGTCAACACTGGTGGTTTCCCTCTTACCTGGATTGGTGGATTTGATGCTGTTCAGTCTAAG GACAGGCTATGGCTCTGGAGCGACGGTTCTAACTTTGATCACCGGAACTTGGCAAAAGGACGGCCCGATGCTGGTgccagagagacatgtattcataTGAACTTTGGAG GTCAACAGCGCTGGAACAATGCTTTATGTGGAAGGAGCTTGCCCTCGGTGTGCTCCCTGAGACTCCTGCCGCTTCGCCAGACTATACATTAA